GCTGCGCCGCCGCCTCGCCGATCTCGACCGGGTGGAGTCGACCGCCGACCGGGTCCGCGCCGCCCTGCTCGAGCTGCTGCCCGCCGGCCGGTGCGGCGTCCCCGACGTCGCCCGGCGGCTGGCGCTGAGCCACCGCACCCTCCAGCGGCGGCTGGCCGCGGAGCAGACGAGCTTCCAAGCGGTGCTGGAAGAGACCCGGCACGCCCTGGCCCGGCACTACCTGGAACGCCCCGACGTCTCCGTCACCGAAATCGCGCTACTGCTCGGCTACGACGATCCCAGTTCGTTCTACCGGGCCTTCCACCAGTGGTCCGGGACCACTCCGCAGCAAGCCCGAGCCGCCGCGACCTGAACAACCGTGACTCGCCGATGCGGCGCGAAATCCACACGCGCACCCGGTCGATTCGGGTTCAGCGGATCACATCGGACGTCTCCGACACCGACAGGGCTGCGCGCGTCGGCAGGGCTTCCCAGTCGCCGGGGACTGTGCACATCAGGGCGCCCGCTCTTGCGGCCGTTTCCAAGCGGGTGGCGATGTCACGGCCGGCGAGGCGCTCGGCGAGATAGGCGCCGACGAAGGCGTCACCCGCGCCGACCGGGTCCACCGGCCTGATCGGGAAGGCCGCCTGTTCGTGGATCCGCCCGCCAGCTCTGGCCAACGCGCCGTCGGCGCCCAGTTTCAGCACCGCTTCCGCCGGCCCCAGTGCCGCGAGTCCGTCGGCCAGTTCGACGGCACTTCCGGTATCGGTGCCGAGCAGGAGCCGCGCCTCGTCGTCGCCTGCGAAGACGATGTCCGCGTCGGTGACCAGCTCGCGGAGCACCTGCCTTGCTGCTTCGGGCGTCCACAACGCCGAGCGGTAGTTGACGTCGACCGAGACGGTGACGCCGGCGGATCGGGCGATGTCGACGGCCTTGCGCACGGCTGCGGCGGGACTTTCGCCCAGCGCCGGCGTGATTCCCGTGACGTGCAGCAGTGCGGCTCCCGCGATCAGGTCGGTGTCCACGTCGGCGGGCGACAGCCGCGCGCCGGCCCCGTGCGCGCGGTAGTACCAAACCCGGGTGGCTCCGCCCGGTGGACGTTCCTTGAGCATCAACCCGGTGGGTGCGACCGGGTCCCGGTGGGCGTGGACGTCGACTCGTTCCGCGGTGAGCTCACGGACGACCTTGTCGCCGATCGAGTCCGCACCGAGCCGGCCGATCCAGCTCACCGGCGTGCCGAGCCGGGCCAGCGCGATGGCCACATTGCTTTCCGCGCCGCCGACGCCCAGCGTCATGGTCGGCACGTGCTGCAGGTGCCCGACAGCGTCCGCGGTCAGCAGACCCATCGTCTCGCCGAGGGTCACGACTCCGCGTCGGCTCATCGGGCTCCCGCCGCCGCTCCCAGTGCCCACCGGGCGCGGCCGGCGAGCGCGTCGAGATCGCCGCCGGCCAGCGCATCGCCCAGGAGGACACCACCGAGACCGACGGCGAGCGCACCGGCCCGCAGCCAGGCCCCGACGTCCTCCAGCGCGATCCCGCCGGTCGCCATCACCCGTAGCTCGGGGACCGGCTCGCGGACGGCTTTCAGATGCCCCGGTCCGACGGTCGAGGCGGGGAAGAGCTTCACGGCAGCGGCTCCGGCATCCCACGCCGTGACCAGCTCGCTGGGCGTCATCCCCGCCGGGTAGACGGGGACACCGGCCGCGAGACCGACCCGGAGCACCTCCGCGTCGAACACCGGGCTGACCAGAAAGGACGCTCCAGCCTCGACACACCGGCGAGCGAAATCGCCTCCGCGGACACTGCCCATCCCGATGTCGGCGGCTTCGCCGAGTTCACGACGCAGCGTGGTCAGGGCCTCGAGCGCGCCCGGTGTCGTCCGGGTGAGCTCGAGGACACCAACTCCCTCGTCGTGCAGGACGCGCGCCGCCGGGAGCAAGGAGACAGGCGAATGCGCCCGCAGGATGGCGACCACCCCGCTGCGCAGCAGTGCGTCACTCGGGGACGGCCGGCTCAGCAACGCGCCCGTCACGGCCGCACCACGGCTTCCGTGGCGTCCTCGGGGACAGTCAGGTCGCGGTCCCGGGTTTCCGGGGCGAACCGGGCGGCGACCAGGCTGATGCCCATCATGACCATCATGTAGATCGCGACCGGTACCCAGGACCCGGCGAAGGCACTGATCAGGGCCGTGCAGATCAGCGGAGCCACGCCGCCGCCCAGCACGGAGGAGAACTCACGGCCGAGGGTGACGCCCGCGTAGCGGTAGCGGTTGCCGAACAGCTCCGGGAAGTAGCTCATCTGGACCCCCACCGCGCCCTGGCCGGCCAGGATGAAGCCGACCACCATGGTGACCAGGATGGCGATCGGCGAGCCGGTGTTCAGGGCGATGAACGAGGGCCCGGGCAGCAGGACGAGGGCGGTGACGATCGCCGAGTAGACGGGTTTGCGGCCGATCCGGTCGGACAGGACGCCGAAGCCGATGGCCGCGATACCGCCGCAGATCGCGCCGACGAGCAGCACCTTGGGCACGAACTGCTTGCTCACGCCTACCGAGGAGACCAGGTACGAGGCCATGAAGACCTGGTAGGTGTAGGACTGCGCGCTGACTCCGACGTTCATGAGCAGCACCAGGAACATGGGCCGCTTGCCGTGGCGGAAGATCTCGCCCACCGGTTTGCGTGGCTCGGCGTGCTGCTGCTTGAGCTCCTGGAACACCGGGCTCTCGGCAAGCTTGCGCCGGATGATCATTGCGGCGATGGTGACGAAGAGGCTGGAGAGGAAGACCAGCCGCCACCCCCAGCTCATCAGGGCCTCGTCCGGCAGGAGCTGGACGAGGATCCAGGCCAGGGCGCCAAGGGCGGTGCCCAGTGCCGCGCCGGTCATGACCAGGGAGGCCAGCCGGCCGCGCCGGCCGATGCGGGCGGTCTCGGTGAGCAGGGTCGCGCCGCCGGACTGCTCGGCTCCCGCCCCGAACCCCTGGAAGAAGCGGCATAGGACGAGCAGCGCCGGCGCCAGGATGCCGACCTGCGGGTAGGTGGGCAGCAGGCCGATCGCGAGCGTCGAACCGCCC
This genomic window from Amycolatopsis mongoliensis contains:
- a CDS encoding sugar kinase; amino-acid sequence: MSRRGVVTLGETMGLLTADAVGHLQHVPTMTLGVGGAESNVAIALARLGTPVSWIGRLGADSIGDKVVRELTAERVDVHAHRDPVAPTGLMLKERPPGGATRVWYYRAHGAGARLSPADVDTDLIAGAALLHVTGITPALGESPAAAVRKAVDIARSAGVTVSVDVNYRSALWTPEAARQVLRELVTDADIVFAGDDEARLLLGTDTGSAVELADGLAALGPAEAVLKLGADGALARAGGRIHEQAAFPIRPVDPVGAGDAFVGAYLAERLAGRDIATRLETAARAGALMCTVPGDWEALPTRAALSVSETSDVIR
- a CDS encoding bifunctional 4-hydroxy-2-oxoglutarate aldolase/2-dehydro-3-deoxy-phosphogluconate aldolase, with protein sequence MTGALLSRPSPSDALLRSGVVAILRAHSPVSLLPAARVLHDEGVGVLELTRTTPGALEALTTLRRELGEAADIGMGSVRGGDFARRCVEAGASFLVSPVFDAEVLRVGLAAGVPVYPAGMTPSELVTAWDAGAAAVKLFPASTVGPGHLKAVREPVPELRVMATGGIALEDVGAWLRAGALAVGLGGVLLGDALAGGDLDALAGRARWALGAAAGAR
- a CDS encoding MFS transporter, with the translated sequence MDITDSTGATVSSGQPVSQNPPPTAVRRAAWAGLIGTALEQYDFVIYGTASALVFSKLFFPNISAAAGILASFSAYAVGFAARPLGGLFFSRYGDRLGRKWVLIATLLLMGGSTLAIGLLPTYPQVGILAPALLVLCRFFQGFGAGAEQSGGATLLTETARIGRRGRLASLVMTGAALGTALGALAWILVQLLPDEALMSWGWRLVFLSSLFVTIAAMIIRRKLAESPVFQELKQQHAEPRKPVGEIFRHGKRPMFLVLLMNVGVSAQSYTYQVFMASYLVSSVGVSKQFVPKVLLVGAICGGIAAIGFGVLSDRIGRKPVYSAIVTALVLLPGPSFIALNTGSPIAILVTMVVGFILAGQGAVGVQMSYFPELFGNRYRYAGVTLGREFSSVLGGGVAPLICTALISAFAGSWVPVAIYMMVMMGISLVAARFAPETRDRDLTVPEDATEAVVRP